The region GAGGATATAGTTTTCTCACTTAAGGACAGATGTATAACAATTTATATAAGCTCACTTGACAGAGGATTTATAAACAGTCTTTACAGAGGGATAAAGAGGCTGAAATTTTTTGATTTCAGCTGGAATGACAGTATGCTTGTTGAAGGGAAGAAGATAATATGGAAGGTCAGAAGTATAACTGTCTTTCCTGATAAAGTTATAAAAGAGTCATCAGTACTATTCAAAACAAACTCACCTATGATAATTGAGGATAAAGAGGACAGACCTGTTCTTTTCAATCAGCCTGAGTTTGAGGAATGTCTTAACGAGATAGCTGACAGGATACTTAAGGCAAAACATATTAAAGGCTCAGGTTTATCAAAACCTTTAAGGTTTGAGCCTGTTGAGATGAGGAAACAGGTCGTCAAGCATACACTTAAGGATTTCAGGGACAAAACAGGTAAACCTGTGATGTATCTTACCGGGAACTCAGGTGTATTCAGGCTTTCAGGGGACCCTTCAGACCTGAATATACTTCACAAGATAGGTATAGGAAACAGGACAGG is a window of Persephonella marina EX-H1 DNA encoding:
- the cas6 gene encoding CRISPR-associated endoribonuclease Cas6; protein product: MRLKIQIETECVPIIYRHRVVSFIKEALKKSNGSYKDFLYQNKITKPFTFNLVLPKNREANKTLIKIDDNFSVEDIVFSLKDRCITIYISSLDRGFINSLYRGIKRLKFFDFSWNDSMLVEGKKIIWKVRSITVFPDKVIKESSVLFKTNSPMIIEDKEDRPVLFNQPEFEECLNEIADRILKAKHIKGSGLSKPLRFEPVEMRKQVVKHTLKDFRDKTGKPVMYLTGNSGVFRLSGDPSDLNILHKIGIGNRTGQGFGMIELVSQ